The following proteins are encoded in a genomic region of Neurospora crassa OR74A linkage group VI, whole genome shotgun sequence:
- a CDS encoding vacuolar transporter chaperone 1 yields the protein MSSQPLLQTAPGKRIALPTRVEPKVFFANERTFLSWLNFTVILGALAIGMLNFGDRPAFISAFLFTGVAMATMVYALVTYHWRAKSIRLRGQAGFDDRFGPTFLALILLLAVVVNFVLRITYISQQP from the exons ATGTCGAGTCAGCCTCTCCTCCAGACTGCGCCAG GCAAGCGCATTGCTCTCCCCACTCGCGTCGAACCCAAGGTCTTCTTCGCCAATGAGCGTACCTTTCTCTCATGGCTCAACTTTACCGTCATCCTCGGCGCCCTGGCGATAGGCATGCTTAACTTTGGCGACCGGCCCGCCTTCATCTCGGCCTTTCTCTTCACAGGCGTCGCTATGGCAACCATGGTGTATGCGCTAGTGACGTACCACTGGCGAGCCAAGTCGATACGATTGAGGGGCCAGGCCGGCTTCGACGACCGCTTCGGTCCGACCTTTTTGGCCCTCATTCTGCTCCTCGCTGTGGTGGTCAACTTTGTCCTGAGAATCACATATATTTCGCAGCAGCCTTAA